In Notamacropus eugenii isolate mMacEug1 chromosome 1, mMacEug1.pri_v2, whole genome shotgun sequence, one genomic interval encodes:
- the LOC140521190 gene encoding uncharacterized protein yields the protein MKETDPGAPGQEALELFQDYITYYRAEVRDGRLWACRQPAVTQKARQLLASGARQPRGLCLYEETVTGGSCRGLLGRGEDVCPRLVPALEFLELICVNLFLLPWRREIKSLKTFTGNFVYSVRSVLPENIVEMILKKIGYVALTATEFSLVRKINEEEAMQTAFEIFLTRVECETILGMSPESGHRKEMGTPLQNAQPPGLPECTKDMDTNPNQVSQLPGKRETDNLLSNLRDEQDPAEKGKFESLWNGRSEDGCHLKSDLSLPRGTSPTDVLTQDQEVVQDVSKCSDSDEFLNCYRDIFIGQMPLFPKALPPSSQKKPRSQGGRANQGILVSDKAAMSRVASILPPLACSGPQALTVFTDPTSDNSKVPGPQVRPKPAEVGGLSSTTRPTHLGTAPESQPTNMALPLCDNTPWEDDWSSEDDLDDLSSSFSRLQIKAHSTESLEYPVEETLKVNKSQATGDSNDSEGGHKCLDVTNKMHSTTQPASELVRGPWENGCSDSKRQQLQGAIPSFRHVQEPPNTTYIPPRSLEVVLPDKTSSTHQQDDCR from the exons ATGAAAGAGACAGACCCAGGAGCCCCTGGGCAGGAGGCACTGGAGCTTTTCCAAGACTATATTACTTACTACCGGGCAGAAGTCCGGGATGGAAGGCTGTGGGCCTGCAGGCAACCAGCTGTCACCCAGAAAGCCAGGCAGCTCCTGGCCTCAGGGGCCAGGCAACCCCGAGGACTCTGCTTGTATGAGGAGACAGTCACTGGAGGCTCCTGCCGGGGGCTTCTGGGACGGGGAGAGGATGTATGTCCAAGACTGGTGCCAGCACTGGAATTCCTGGAGCTCATATGTGTcaacctctttctcctcccttggaGGAGGGAAATAAAGTCTCTGAAG ACATTTACAGGTAATTTTGTCTACTCAGTTCGGTCTGTGCTTCCAGAAAACATTGTGGAAATGATCCTGAAGAAAATAGGTTACGTTGCCTTAACAGCCACCGAATTTTCTCTTGTCAGAAAAATAAACGAGGAGGAAGCAATGCAGACAGCATTTGAAATCTTCCTCACCAGAGTTGAATGTGAAACGATCCTTGGAATGTCTCCTGAGTCAGGTCACAGGAAAGAGATGGGCACTCCTCTACAAAATGCTCAGCCACCCGGCCTTCCAGAATGCACAAAAGACATGGACACTAATCCCAACCAGGTGTCCCAGCTCCCAGGCAAGAGGGAGACAGACAATTTGCTTTCCAACCTAAGGGATGAACAGGACCCAgcagaaaaaggcaaatttgaaAGCCTATGGAATGGGAGATCAGAGGATGGTTGTCATTTGAAATCAGATCTAAGTCTGCCTAGAGGAACATCTCCCACAGATGTCCTCACCCAGGACCAGGAAGTGGTCCAAGATGTTAGCAAGTGTTCAGACAGCGATGAGTTCTTGAATTGCTATAGGGACATCTTCATTGGCCAGATGCCCCTTTTCCCCAAGGCCCTCCCTCCAAGTAGCCAGAAGAAGCCCCGATCCCAAGGTGGCCGTGCCAACCAAGGCATCTTGGTCTCTGACAAGGCTGCTATGTCCAGAGTTGCCTCCATTCTGCCCCCTCTGGCATGCAGTGGCCCCCAGGCCCTAACAGTTTTTACAGATCCAACATCTGACAATAGTAAGGTCCCTGGCCCACAGGTAAGACCTAAGCCAGCAGAGGTAGGAGGCCTCAGCAGTACCACTAGGCCCACCCATCTAGGCACAGCTCCAGAGTCCCAGCCTACCAACATGGCCCTACCCCTCTGTGACAACACTCCCTGGGAAGATGATTGGTCCAGTGAGGATGACCTTGAtgacctttcctcctcctttagCAGGCTCCAAATTAAAGCTCACAGTACTGAAAGCCTTGAATATCCTGTTGAAGAGACCTTGAAGGTCAATAAGAGTCAGGCTACTGGAGACTCCAATGATTCTGAGGGAGGGCACAAGTGTCTTGATGTAACTAATAAAATGCATTCCACCACCCAGCCAGCGTCAGAATTAGTGCGTGGACCCTGGGAGAATGGCTGTTCTGACAGCAAGAGGCAGCAGCTTCAGGGAGCAATACCATCCTTCCGACATGTCCAGGAGCCTCCAAACACTACCTACATTCCTCCCAGAAGTCTAGAGGTGGTTCTTCCAGATAAGACCAGCAGCACGCACCAGCAGGATGACTGTCGATGA